A region of the Arachis hypogaea cultivar Tifrunner chromosome 15, arahy.Tifrunner.gnm2.J5K5, whole genome shotgun sequence genome:
CTTCATTTAGTCTCAGCTCGGCTTTTCCGACTTACAAGTCGTTAGCTATTTTACTTTCGAGCTGCTATGATCGaattttataacctctttacactgaCTTGTACCTCATCACTTTATCTTGCCGATCGCGTAAGTCGGTCAATGGATTTTCGTACTTTTCCGAGCTTAAGTCAGTGCGTATCGTAGTGATGATAAATGGAAATTTTAAAGAGAAAAGTAGAGAGATAGAgaaatgagatattattactaatgAAATGTGGTTTCATAAGGGTGCTTTTGCTACTAAGGGAGCAACTTATGGCTTTTCTGCCCCTAGCCCTCgctttgatgcctcgttaaaaccccctcCAGGAAAAcccttttttggaaaaaaaaccaTGAAGTCGGGAAAATAGTACATCAGGGAGCGAGGTTCACTTCTAGCTGTAATATCTCTTCATATTGCAAGTGTGCCACGACCTAGGAAGCTCAGATCCACCTAGGTCAGACACCTTATAGTATCCCTTTCCTAAGACTTCAACTATCTTgtagggtcccttccagtttgcAGCGAGTTTTCCTTCGCCCAACTTGTTTACGccaatgtcatttcggattagaaccAAGTCATCTGGGGTGAAGCTTCTTTGAATGACCTTTTTATTATATCTATTCATCATCCTTTGCTTCAGCACTGCTTCCCTTATTTGGGCTTGTTCTTTGACTTCTGGGAGCAACTCAAGTTCTTCTTTG
Encoded here:
- the LOC140179367 gene encoding uncharacterized protein, which produces MEAGAANKVILPGLKKRLQETKGAWAEELSQVLWAYRTTPHSTTGETPFRLAYGIEAMILVEINEHSPRVRFYDEVGNIQAHKEELELLPEVKEQAQIREAVLKQRMMNRYNKKVIQRSFTPDDLVLIRNDIGVNKLGEGKLAANWKGPYKIVEVLGKGYYKVSDLGGSELPRSWHTCNMKRYYS